The Pongo abelii isolate AG06213 chromosome 20, NHGRI_mPonAbe1-v2.0_pri, whole genome shotgun sequence genome window below encodes:
- the LOC100461079 gene encoding cytochrome P450 4F8 codes for MSLLSLSWPGLGPVATSPWLLLLLVGASWLLAHILAWTYAFYDNCRRLRCFPQPPKQNWFLGHLGLVAPTEEGLRALTQLVATYPQGFVRWLGPIFPIINLCHPDIVRSVIDTSDAITDKDIVFYKSLKPWLGDGLLTSVGDKWRHHRRMLTPAFHFNILKPYIKIFSKSANIMHAKWQRLAMEGSTRLDMFEHINLMTLDSLQKCIFSFDSNCQEKPSEYITAIMELSALVVKRNNQFFRYNDFLYFLTPCGRRFRRACRLVQDFTDAVIQERRRTLTSQGVDDFLQAKTKSKTLDFIDVLLLSKDKNGKELSDEDIRAEADTFMFGGHDTTASGLSWVLYNLARHTEYQERCRQEVQELLKDREPKEIEWDDLAQLPFLTMCLKESLRLHPPVPMFTRGCTQDVVLPDSRVIPKGNICSINIFAIHHNPSVWPDPEVYDPFRFDPENAQKRSPMAFIPFSAGPRNCIGQKFAMAEMKVVLALTLLRFCILPDHREPRRTPEIVLRAEDGLWLRVEPLG; via the exons ATGTCGCTGCTGAGCCTGTCCTGGCCGGGCCTCGGGCCGGTGGCAACATCCCCgtggctgctcctgctgctggTCGGGGCCTCTTGGCTCCTGGCCCACATCCTGGCCTGGACCTACGCCTTCTATGACAACTGCCGCCGCCTCCGGTGTTTCCCGCAGCCCCCGAAACAGAACTGGTTCTTGGGTCACCTGGGCCTG GTCGCCCCCACAGAGGAGGGCTTGAGGGCCCTGACCCAGCTGGTGGCCACCTACCCCCAGGGCTTTGTGAGGTGGTTGGGCCCCATCTTTCCCATCATCAACTTGTGCCACCCCGACATCGTCCGATCTGTCATCGATACCTCAG ATGCCATTACAGACAAGGACATAGTCTTCTACAAGTCCCTGAAGCCCTGGCTGG GGGATGGGCTCTTGACAAGTGTTGGTGACAAGTGGAGACACCACCGTCGCATGCTGACGCCTGCCTTCCATTTCAACATCCTGAAGCCCTATATAAAGATTTTCAGCAAGAGTGCGAACATCATGCAT GCCAAGTGGCAACGCCTGGCCATGGAGGGCAGCACCCGTCTGGACATGTTTGAGCACATCAACCTTATGACCCTGGACAGTCTGCAGAAATGCATCTTCAGCTTTGACAGCAATTGTCAGGA GAAGCCCAGTGAATATATTACTGCGATCATGGAGCTCAGTGCCCTTGTAGTGAAACGGAATAACCAGTTCTTCCGGTACAACGACTTCCTGTACTTCCTCACTCCCTGTGGACGGCGCTTCCGCAGGGCCTGCCGACTGGTGCAGGACTTCACAGATGCCGTCATCCAGGAGCGGCGCCGCACCCTCACTAGCCAGGGCGTTGATGACTTCCTCCAAGCCAAAACTAAGTCCAAGACTTTGGACTTCATTGATGTGCTCCTGCTGAGCAAG GATAAAAATGGGAAAGAGTTGTCAGATGAGGACATAAGAGCAGAAGCTGACACTTTCATGTTTGGAG GCCATGACACCACGGCCAGTGGCCTCTCCTGGGTCTTGTACAACCTCGCGAGGCACACAGAATACCAAGAACGCTGCCGGCAGGAGGtgcaagagcttctgaaggaccGTGAGCCTAAAGAGATTGAATG GGACGACCTGGCCCAGTTGCCCTTCCTGACCATGTGCTTGAAGGAGAGCCTGCGGTTGCATCCCCCAGTCCCTATGTTCACCCGCGGCTGCACCCAGGACGTGGTGCTCCCAGACAGCCGGGTCATCCCCAAAG GGAATATCTGTAGCATCAACATCTTCGCAATCCATCACAACCCCTCAGTCTGGCCAGACCCTGAG GTCTATGACCCCTTCCGCTTCGACCCAGAAAACGCCCAGAAGAGGTCACCTAtggcttttattcctttctcgGCGGGGCCCAG GAACTGCATCGGGCAGAAGTTCGCGATGGCAGAAATGAAGGTGGTCCTGGCACTCACGCTGCTGCGCTTCTGCATCCTGCCCGACCACAGGGAGCCACGCAGGACGCCGGAGATTGTTTTGCGTGCGGAGGACGGACTTTGGCTGCGAGTAGAGCCCCTGGGCTGA